GCGCGGGAATCACCCGCCAACAGAACGCGCTGGAGGTGCAGTATTTGATCCTGAATGACGGCTGCCTCTGCGGCGTGGCGGAGGAGGCCATGAACGCCATCGCGCTGGACGCCGCAGCGCGCGCGGGCAGCGATCGGGTGTTCTTCGGCGGCTATACCAATGGCTGCAGCGGCTACCTGCCCACGGCAAAAGCATATGCCCAGGGCGGTTATGAGGTGCTGTGGTCGTATCTGATCTACTTCCCCTACCATGGACGGGTGATGGCGCTGGAGCAGGGGACGGCCCTGCGGCTGGCGCAGGCCGTGGCGGACGTATGGCGGCAGGCGCGGGCATAAAAAACGGCGTCCGTTTGATGGGACGCCGCACCACAAAACGCCTTTTCAGCCCTGCAGTATGACCTGCGTCAGCCTGCCGTCGCTCTGCCGGTAGATAAATGTAGCGGTGATGTTGTGGCGCGCGTCGGTGTACGTCATGCTGCGCATACCAGCGGCCTGGTCGTGCCAGGCGTCCTGCCCCGTCTCGCCCAGCAGCATCTTGACCGCGCGGATATCGCGCGGGTTTTTGCCGTAGCGCATGCCCAGCTGCACCTGGGCGGTGTCCGCCCAGATGGCGCGCAGGCGCCCGCCGCCATCCGTAAAGAGCCGCAGCTGTTTGAAGACGTATGTGTTCTGCGCCTCCGGCCCTGGCTGGGGAAGGGGCGTGTACTTGGACAGATCGATGTGGTCGATGGGCGCGCCCAGCGGGATGTTGTCGATGGAGACGCTGGTCAAATCCACGTCCTGCTGCGCCGGCGCGCACGCGGACATAAGCGCCAGCAGCGCGGCCAGCAGCAGCGCGAGGGCTGCACGTTTACGCATGAGGCATCCTCCTTGGACCTTGCGCCGTGCGGGGCGAAAAAAGGTCTACGTTCAATGTACACGCTATTGCGGGTTTTTTCAAGCGGCGGCGTGCGGCCGACGAAAACGCCTGAACCGCGAAAAAAAGGAGGGCAGTATATGGAGAAGCGCGTCACCTGCTGCGGCGTGGACTGCGGCGCGTGCCCCTATTATCCCGCGGATTGCGGGGGCTGCCAAGCAATCGCGGGTAAGCCCTTCTGGCTCACCTACACAAGAGAGGATGTCTGCGGCATCTACGCCTGCTGCGTCGCGGAGAAGAAGCTTGCCCACTGCGGCCGGTGTGCGCAGCTGCCCTGCGCGCACTACGCGCTGGGGGACCCCACCAAAACGCCCGCGCAGAATGCGGCGGATCTGGAGACCCAGCGGGCCGTGCTGCGCGCGCGGGAAGGGGAAGGCATCAAAAAGGCAACCGGCCCCCGCCGATCGGCGGGGGCCGGGTGCTTTGCGTCGCTAAAAAAGCGAGGATGTTTACGCGTCGTCCTGCAGGGCGTCGCAGCCCTCCTGGCCAGTGCGCACCTTGATGACGTTTTCCACGTTGTAGACAAAGATCTTGCCATCGCCGATGTGACCAGTGTAAAGTACCTGTTTGGCCGTGTCGATGACCGTGCGCACCGGTATCTTACAGACCACCATCTCCACCTGCACCTTGGGCAGCAGGTTGACGTCCATGGGCACGCCGCGGTAATATTCGCTGCGCCCCTTCTGTATGCCGCAGCCGATCACCTGCGTGACGGTCATGCCGGTGACGCCGATGCGGTTCATGGCCTCCTTGAGGGCCTCGAACTTGTTCTGCTTGATGATCATGGTGATGTGGGTCATTTTGGGTGTGTCGTCCAGTGCTTCTCTGGTGATATGCCGCACGTCGATGGCCTGCGCAGGCGGCACGGTGGGCGCCATAGCGGGGGAGACGGCTGCCGGCACGTCCAAGGCAGCGTGCAGCGCGCCCACGCCGGTGGGCATAAAGTCCGCGTACGCCGAGGCAAGGCCGTGCTCTTCGATGTCCAGCCCGGCGATCTCCTCCGCCTCAGAGACGCGCAGGCCGATGGTCTTTTTGATGAGAGTAAAGATAATCAGCATCGTGACCACCACCCAGGCGGCGACCGACGCCACGCCCAGCGCCTGTACGCCCAGCATGCGTCCGCCCCCGCCGTAGAGCAGACCGCCGTCGGTAGCGAACAGGCCCACCATCAGCGTGCCCGCCGCGCCGCAGAAGCCGTGCACGCCAATGGCGCCGACAGGGTCGTCGATCTTGCACACCTTATCGATGCATTCAATGCCGAACACCACGATGGCGCCCGCGACCAGGCCGATGATGGCCGCGCCCAGGGGGCTGACCATGTCGCAGCCCGCGGTGATGGCCACAAGGCCCGCCAGCGCGCCGTTGAGGGTCATGGAGACGTCGGGCTTTTTATAGCGGACCCACGTGATGAGCATGGCAGAGATGGCGGCTGTGGCCGCCGCCATGTTGGTGGTGACAAAGATAGAACCCATGCTGGTGAGCACCGCATCGCCGGTGGCGCTGACGGTAGAGGTGCCGTTGAAGCCAAACCAGCAGAACCACAGGATGAATACGCCCAGCGCGCCCAGCGTCAGGCTGTGGCCTAAAATGGCGCGGGGTTTGCCGTGCTTATCGTACTTGCCGATGCGGGGGCCCAACATCTTGGCACCCACCAGCGCGGCCACGCCGCCTACCATGTGCACGGCGGTGGAACCGGCAAAGTCGTGAAAACCAAGTTGCTGCAGCCAGCCGCCGCCCCAAATCCAGTGGCCTGAGATGGGGTAGACGATCGCCGAGATGGCGATGGAGTAGAGGCAGTAGGAGACGAATTTGGTGCGCTCGGCCATGGCCCCCGAGACGATGGTGGCGGCCGTAGCGCAGAACACGGTCTGGAAGATCAGGTATACCGGTTGGGGCACCGAGAGGCCCAGAAAGCTGTAGTCTGCCTGTACCATGGGATCCAGCCAGCCGAAAAAGCCGTTGCCCACGCCAAACATGACGCCGAAGCCCACCAGCCAGAAGATGGGCGTGCCCAGGCAGAAATCCATCAGGTTTTTCATGACGATGTTGCCTGCGTTTTTCGCGCGGGTAAAGCCAGTTTCGACCATGGCGAAGCCCGCCTGCATGAAGAAGACCAGCGCGGCGCCCAGCAGTACCCAGATGGTGTCCGCGGATGAAAACATGGAGATTCCCCCTTTTGCAGATCGATAGAAGTTCGCAGATGAGATTTGTATGGGATTAAAAAGACGCGCGTATGCCCGCGCCAAGCTGTATGGCGCACATATGCACGTCTTTGTGCCATCCCAAGGAACCGCTGCAAAGACTGCGGCGCGGGATGCGGTATCGTATAGCAGCGTTCGCGGTTACAGATGCGCGGGCAGGCGCGATTCGCGCCTTACACGCTGAAGAGGAGCCTGCCGTAGGTGGGCAGCGGCCAGTAAGCCTCGCCCACGAGCGTCTCCAGATCGTCCACGACGGCGCGCACCTCCTGCATGGCGGCGAGGACGCTGTCGTGATAAAAGCTGGCCGCGTCCTGCGGCGATGCGTGGTCCTTCACCTGCAGCATCAGCGCATCGAGCGCCTCGGTCTTTTTGTAGAGGCAGTCCGCGCGCCTGGCGAGCTTGCGCACCAGCGCCTCCTCCAGCGTGCAGGGGAGCTCGGCGCTGACGGCACGCTTGCTCATGGCCGTCTCGGCAAGCGCGCGGGTGTACTTCATTACCGCAGGGATGATATCGCGCTTGACCATCTCCAGCATAGTGAGCGCCTCGATGTGCAGCGTTTTGGCGTAGTTTTCCAGCAGGATCTCGTAGCGGGCGCGCATCTCCGTCTCGCTAAACACCTTGTGCTTGGTAAAGAGGCGGATGTTCTTCTCGCTGATCAGGCAGGGCAGCGCCTCGGGCGTGGACTTCAGGTTGCGCAGGCCGCGCGATTCGGCCTCCTTGACCCACTCGTCCGCGTAGTTGTTGCCGTTGAAGATGATGCGCTTGTGATCGCGCAGCGTCTGGACGAGCAGGGCGTTGAGCTCCTCGGTAAAGTGTTCGCCGCTGCCCTCCAGGCGGTCGGCAAAGGCGCACAGCGCATCAGCCACGATGGTGTTGAGCACCACGTTGGGGCCGGAGACGGACAGCGAGGCGCCCAGCATGCGGAACTCAAACTTGTTGCCCGTAAAGGCAAAGGGGGAGGTGCGGTTGCGGTCGGTGGTGTCGCGCGCAAAGCGGGGAAGCACGTGCACGCCGATCTTCAGGTCGTGCTTCTGCTCGCCATCGTAGGCGCCGCCATGCTCCACGGCATCCAGCACGTGCGCGAGCTCCTCGCCCACAAACATCGATACGATGGCCGGCGGCGCCTCGTTGGCGCCCAGGCGGTGGTCGTTGCCCGCGCTGGCCACCGAGACGCGCAGCAGGTCCTGGTATTCGTCCACCGCCTTGACGACCGCCAGCAAAAAGGTGAGAAACTGTGCGTTCTCGCGGGGCGAATCGCCCGGCTCCAGCAGGTTGGCGCCGGTGTCGGTGGAGATGGACCAGTTGTTGTGCTTGCCCGAACCGTTGACGCCCGCAAAGGGCTTTTCATGCAGCAGGCAGGCAAGGCCGTGGCGGTCCGCTACTTTTTTCATGACCTCCATCGTCAGCTGGTTGTGGTCGGCAGCGATGTTGGTGGTGGTAAAGATGGGCGCAAGCTCGTGCTGCGCGGGGGCTACCTCGTTGTGCTCTGTTTTGGCCAGAATGCCCAGCTGCCACAGTTCCTCGTTCAAGTCGTGCATAAAGGCGGCCACGCGGGGCTTGATCACGCCAAAGTAGTGGTCCTCCATCTCCTGGCCCTTGGGGGGCTTGGCGCCCAAGAGGGTGCGCCCGCAGTAGACCAGGTCCTTGCGGGCCCTGTAGAGCGCTTTATCCACCAGGAAATACTCCTGCTCGGGGCCCACCGTGGTGCTGACGCGCGCGGCGTCGGTGCCAAACAGGCGCAGTATGCGCAGCGCCTGGCAGTTGATCGCCTCCATGGAGCGCAAAAGCGGGGTCTTTTTATCCAGTGCCTCGCCGCCGTAGGAGCAGAAGGCCGTGGGGATGCAGAGCGTCTTATCTTTAATAAAGGCGTAGCTGGTGGGATCCCAGGCGGTGTAGCCGCGGGCCTCGAAGGTGGCGCGCAGGCCGCCGGAGGGGAAGCTGGAGGCGTCCGGCTCACCCCGGATAAGCTCTTTGCCCGAAAACTCCATGATCACCCGGCCGTCGCCGGTGGGGGAGATGAAGCTGTCGTGCTTCTCGGCGGTGACGCCCGTCATGGGCTGGAACCAGTGGGTATAGTGGGTCGCCCCCTTCTCGATTGCCCAGTCCTTCATGGCGCTCGCCACCACGTTGGCAACATCGCGCTGCAGGCGGCGGCCCTCCTCGATGGTGCGCTTGAGCGATCGATAGGTCTCTTTGGGCAAACGCTGGCGCATCACGGCATCGTTGAACACCATGCATCCAAATCGTTCGGTTACGCTGCTCATGGCTGTACCTCCTTAGCGGTTTTGCCCGCGCCCAGGGGGCGCGGCGCGCCAACAAAAAAAGCGCTGCGGGCATTGCACCCACAGCGCCTTTGCTGTTGATGGCACAAGTTTAGCGCAGTTGCAGGCGCGCTGTCAAGAGGTTTTGCATGCTTTTTTCTCCTTTTTTGCAGGATGGGAGCGATCATATTGCGGCATGATGCGGTTGCCACCATTAAATAACGCGTGCGCGCGACTTTTTTGCAAGTTGTGCGCAATTTGTTTCTGTTTTTGGTTGACAACACTCCCGCGGCCGGTGTATAGTAAACGTGCTTGAACAAAGGCGTTCATCCCTGCCGCTGTATGCGTAACAGCTACGGCGGCAGAGGTGGACGCCTTTTTTATGGTTCTTGCACAAAAAAGGAGAGGATTGCAAGTGCTGCGAGAAGGTCAGGTGCGCATCCCGTCGGGCTGCGCGATTGCGGGCATGATTTCCAGAGAGGGGCGCCGCTTCAGCGGGGAGGCCATCATGGCGTCCATCGCCACCATGCACGAGCGCTCCAACGGCCTGGGCGGCGGGTTTGCGGGCTACGGCATCTACCCCGAGTACAAGGACGCCTACGCGCTGCACGTGTTCTATGACAGCACCGAGGCGCGCCAGGCGTGCGAGCGGTTTTTGGACCGGCATTTTGACGTGGTCAACCTCAGCAAGATCCCCACGCGCAAGATGCCGCAGATCACCGACGAGCCGCTGATCTGGCGCTATTTTGTCAATCCCCTGCACACCAAACTTGCCGAAAGCCAGCTCGATGAACGGACGTTCACCGCGCGCTGCGTGATCCACATCAACACCAGCGTGCAGGGCGCGTACGTGTTTTCCTCGGGCAAGAACATGGGGGTGTTCAAGGCAGTAGGCTACCCCGAGGACGTGGGCGCGTTCTACCGGCTGGACGAGTACGCGGGCTACTGCTGGACGGCGCACGGCCGCTACCCCACCAACACCCCGGGCTGGTGGGGCGGTGCGCACCCGTTTGCGCTGCTGGACCTTTCCGTGGTGCACAACGGGGAGATATCCTCCTACGACGCCAACCGCCGTTGCATCGAGATGTACGGCTACAGCTGCACGCTGCTGACCGATACGGAGGTCATTTGCTACATGATCGACTACCTGCGCCGCAGGCAGGGGCTTTCGCTCCAGGAGATCGCGGACGTCATCGCGGCGCCCTTCTGGAGCGAGATCGACCGAAAGGCCGAGGAGGAACGCGCGCGCCTTGCGTACCTGCGCGGCGCATTCTCCAGCCTGCTGATCTGCGGGCCCTTCTCCATCCTGGTGGGGTTTGACGGGGGGCTGATGGCGCTCAATGACCGGCTGAAGCTTCGTTCCATGGTGGTGGGGGAGCAGGGCGATATGGTCTACATGGCCAGCGAGGAGTGCGCCATACGGGCCGTCGCGCCAAAGCTTGCGCGCGTATGGTCGCCCGCCGGCGGCGAGCCGGTGATTGTGCGTGTAAACGGGGGAGGTGCGCGCTGATGGCGATGGACTACATGTATCCGGATTATGAGATTGTGCGCAATGACGCGCGCTGCACGCGCTGCCAGCTGTGCGCGCGCCAGTGTGCAAACGGGGTGCACAGCTACGACAAAGCGCGCGGCTGCATGCTGGCCGACGACGCCAGGTGTGTGGACTGCCAGCGCTGCGTGGTGCTGTGCCCCGCCCGCGCGCTGAAGGTGGTCAAAAGCAGCAATACGTTTAAAAGCAACGCCAACTGGCCGGGCGATACCATCCGCGAGGTCTACCGCCAGGCGGCCTCGGGCGGCGTGCTGCTCTCCTCCATGGGAAACCCGCAGCCCTATCCCGTGTACTGGGATCGGATACTGATCAACGCCTCCCAGGTGACCAACCCCTCCATCGACCCGCTGCGCGAGCCCATGGAGACGCGCACGTTTCTGGGCAAAAAGCCCCAGCATATCACGCGCGACAGTCAGGGCAATATCGTGCGCGATATGCCCCCCCAGCTGCAGCTGGACGTGCCCATCCTATTTTCCGCGATGAGCTACGGCTCCATCAGCTACAACGCGCACGCGAGCCTGGCGCGCGCAGCCACACAGCTTGGCACCTACTATAACACGGGCGAGGGGGGCCTGCACGAGGACTTCTATCAATACGGGCCCCACACCATCGTGCAGGTGGCTTCCGGCCGCTTCGGCGTGCACCCGGATTTTCTGGAGGCGGGCGCGGCCATCGAGATCAAGATGGGCCAGGGCGCAAAGCCGGGCATCGGCGGGCATCTGCCCGGGGCAAAGATCGTGGGGGACGTATCGCGCACCCGCATGATCCCCGAGGGCGCCGACGCCATCTCGCCCGCGCCCCATCACGACATCTATTCCATTGAAGATTTGCGGCAGTTGGTTTATTCTCTAAAGGAAGCGACTGGCTACCGCAAGCCCGTCATCGTCAAGATCGCCGCTGTGCACAACGTGGCCGCCATTGCAAGCGGCATCGCGCGCAGCGGCGCGGACATCATCGCCATCGACGGCTTTCGCGGGGGCACGGGCGCCGCGCCCACCCGCATCCGCGACAATGTGGGCATCCCCATTGAACTGGCGCTGGCAGCGGTGGACGCGCGGCTGCGCCAGGAGGGCATACGCCAGGACGTCTCCCTGGTAGTGGGCGGCTCCATCCGCTCCAGCGCGGATGTGGTCAAGGCCATCGCCCTAGGCGCGGACGCGGTGTACATCGCCACCGCCGCGCTGCTTGCAATGGGCTGCCACCTGTGCCGTAGCTGCCAGGCGGGCAACTGCAACTGGGGCATCGCCACCCAGCGGCCCGCGCTGGTCAAGCGGCTCGACCCGGATGTGGCCAGCCAGCGGCTCTGTAACCTGGTCACGGCATGGAAACATGAAATTCAGGAAATGATGGGTGGTATGGGCATCAACGCCATCGAATCGCTGCGGGGCAACCGCCTGATGCTGCGCGGCGTGGGGTTGAACGATAAGGAGCTGTCCATATTGGGCATCAGGCACGCCGGAGAATAAGGAGGAAACACTTACATGTTAACAGCGATCGTGGGCATCAACTGGGGCGACGAGGGCAAGGGCCGCATGGTGGATCTGCTCAGCGCGGATTACGACATCGTGGTGCGCTACCAGGGGGGCAACAACGCGGGCCACACCGTCATCAACCCGCAGGGGAAATTTGTGCTCAACCTGCTGCCCTCGGGCATCCTGCGGCCCGATGTGGTGAACGTCATGGGCAACGGCATGGTGATCGACCTGGAGCATCTGACGCATGAGACGCAGCGGCTCAAAAGTGCGGGAGTGCGCATCACGCCCGACAACCTTAAGATCAGCGATCGGGCCATCATCTGTCTGCCCTACCATGTATCGCAGGACGTGCTGGAGGAGGACCGTTTGGGGGACGCCAAGTACGGCTCCACCCGCCGGGGCATCGCGCCGGTGTACGGCGATAAATACTTAAAAAAGGGCATCCGCATGGGCGACCTGCTGCAGATCGATGCGCTGAAAGCGCGCCTTGCGGGCATTGTGGAATGGAAAAACCTGATGATCCAGGGTGGCTACCGCGCCCCCGCCGTCAAAGTGGAGGACGTGCTTGGCTATCTGGAAACGTTCGGCCTGCCCTTTACGGATTACATCTGCGATTGCGGCGCGTATCTGGAGCAGGCCGCCGCGGCGGACAAAAAAATCCTGTTCGAGGCCCAACTGGGCGCGCTGCGCGACATTGACTTTGGCATCTACCCTTACACCAGCTCTTCCTCCACCATCGCGGCTTACGGCCCCATCGGCGCGGGCATCCCGGGCCGCAGGCTGGATCGCACCATCGGCATCATGAAGGCGTATTCCACCTGTGTGGGGGAGGGGCCCTTCACCTGCGAGCTGTCCGGCCAGGAGGCAGAGCAGCTGCGCCGCGCAGGAGGGGAGTACGGCGCGGCAACGGGCCGCCCGCGCCGCGTGGGTCCCTTTGACGCGGTGGCATCGCGCTACGGGGTGCGCGTGCAGGGCGCGGATATGCTGGCGCTGACCAAGCTGGACATCCTTTCAGGCCACGCGCGCATTCCGGTGTGCATGCACTACGAGGTGGACGGGCAGATCGTGGACGACTTTCCGGTGGGCGCGGCGCTGGAGCGCGCCAAGCCCGTCATCACCTACGTGCCGGGCTGGCAGCAGGATATCTCCGGCTGCCGCGCAAGACAGGAGCTTCCGCAGGCGGCGCTTGACTACATCGCGCTGCTGGAAGAGAGCGTGCGCTGCCCCATCCGCTACGTATCGGTGGGGGCCGCGCGCGAGGCGTATGTGCGCATGCAGTAACCTGCGTTTCGGCCTTCCATCCCCGGGAGAAAGTTCCCGCGCGCGGTTTATCGAAAGAACACGCGCTCACCATA
Above is a window of Maliibacterium massiliense DNA encoding:
- a CDS encoding glutamate synthase-related protein, with translation MAMDYMYPDYEIVRNDARCTRCQLCARQCANGVHSYDKARGCMLADDARCVDCQRCVVLCPARALKVVKSSNTFKSNANWPGDTIREVYRQAASGGVLLSSMGNPQPYPVYWDRILINASQVTNPSIDPLREPMETRTFLGKKPQHITRDSQGNIVRDMPPQLQLDVPILFSAMSYGSISYNAHASLARAATQLGTYYNTGEGGLHEDFYQYGPHTIVQVASGRFGVHPDFLEAGAAIEIKMGQGAKPGIGGHLPGAKIVGDVSRTRMIPEGADAISPAPHHDIYSIEDLRQLVYSLKEATGYRKPVIVKIAAVHNVAAIASGIARSGADIIAIDGFRGGTGAAPTRIRDNVGIPIELALAAVDARLRQEGIRQDVSLVVGGSIRSSADVVKAIALGADAVYIATAALLAMGCHLCRSCQAGNCNWGIATQRPALVKRLDPDVASQRLCNLVTAWKHEIQEMMGGMGINAIESLRGNRLMLRGVGLNDKELSILGIRHAGE
- a CDS encoding glutamine synthetase III — encoded protein: MSSVTERFGCMVFNDAVMRQRLPKETYRSLKRTIEEGRRLQRDVANVVASAMKDWAIEKGATHYTHWFQPMTGVTAEKHDSFISPTGDGRVIMEFSGKELIRGEPDASSFPSGGLRATFEARGYTAWDPTSYAFIKDKTLCIPTAFCSYGGEALDKKTPLLRSMEAINCQALRILRLFGTDAARVSTTVGPEQEYFLVDKALYRARKDLVYCGRTLLGAKPPKGQEMEDHYFGVIKPRVAAFMHDLNEELWQLGILAKTEHNEVAPAQHELAPIFTTTNIAADHNQLTMEVMKKVADRHGLACLLHEKPFAGVNGSGKHNNWSISTDTGANLLEPGDSPRENAQFLTFLLAVVKAVDEYQDLLRVSVASAGNDHRLGANEAPPAIVSMFVGEELAHVLDAVEHGGAYDGEQKHDLKIGVHVLPRFARDTTDRNRTSPFAFTGNKFEFRMLGASLSVSGPNVVLNTIVADALCAFADRLEGSGEHFTEELNALLVQTLRDHKRIIFNGNNYADEWVKEAESRGLRNLKSTPEALPCLISEKNIRLFTKHKVFSETEMRARYEILLENYAKTLHIEALTMLEMVKRDIIPAVMKYTRALAETAMSKRAVSAELPCTLEEALVRKLARRADCLYKKTEALDALMLQVKDHASPQDAASFYHDSVLAAMQEVRAVVDDLETLVGEAYWPLPTYGRLLFSV
- a CDS encoding adenylosuccinate synthase → MLTAIVGINWGDEGKGRMVDLLSADYDIVVRYQGGNNAGHTVINPQGKFVLNLLPSGILRPDVVNVMGNGMVIDLEHLTHETQRLKSAGVRITPDNLKISDRAIICLPYHVSQDVLEEDRLGDAKYGSTRRGIAPVYGDKYLKKGIRMGDLLQIDALKARLAGIVEWKNLMIQGGYRAPAVKVEDVLGYLETFGLPFTDYICDCGAYLEQAAAADKKILFEAQLGALRDIDFGIYPYTSSSSTIAAYGPIGAGIPGRRLDRTIGIMKAYSTCVGEGPFTCELSGQEAEQLRRAGGEYGAATGRPRRVGPFDAVASRYGVRVQGADMLALTKLDILSGHARIPVCMHYEVDGQIVDDFPVGAALERAKPVITYVPGWQQDISGCRARQELPQAALDYIALLEESVRCPIRYVSVGAAREAYVRMQ
- a CDS encoding ammonium transporter: MFSSADTIWVLLGAALVFFMQAGFAMVETGFTRAKNAGNIVMKNLMDFCLGTPIFWLVGFGVMFGVGNGFFGWLDPMVQADYSFLGLSVPQPVYLIFQTVFCATAATIVSGAMAERTKFVSYCLYSIAISAIVYPISGHWIWGGGWLQQLGFHDFAGSTAVHMVGGVAALVGAKMLGPRIGKYDKHGKPRAILGHSLTLGALGVFILWFCWFGFNGTSTVSATGDAVLTSMGSIFVTTNMAAATAAISAMLITWVRYKKPDVSMTLNGALAGLVAITAGCDMVSPLGAAIIGLVAGAIVVFGIECIDKVCKIDDPVGAIGVHGFCGAAGTLMVGLFATDGGLLYGGGGRMLGVQALGVASVAAWVVVTMLIIFTLIKKTIGLRVSEAEEIAGLDIEEHGLASAYADFMPTGVGALHAALDVPAAVSPAMAPTVPPAQAIDVRHITREALDDTPKMTHITMIIKQNKFEALKEAMNRIGVTGMTVTQVIGCGIQKGRSEYYRGVPMDVNLLPKVQVEMVVCKIPVRTVIDTAKQVLYTGHIGDGKIFVYNVENVIKVRTGQEGCDALQDDA